The following are encoded in a window of Thermoanaerobacter ethanolicus JW 200 genomic DNA:
- a CDS encoding peptidase dimerization domain-containing protein, producing the protein MDAAMMVHPGNRTTVYTTSLAIEPLEFTYTGKAAHAAVAPHLGINALDAVILLFNGINALRQQLRPDARIHGIITEGGYTPNIIPERAVARFYVRAKEKKYMLEVKEKVIACAKGAEVATGAKLSYRNFELGFDNLITNKTMVETFKANLKELGYHDISDKEEGVGSTDMGNVSQVVPSIHPHIAIAEEDIAPHSLEFLKAAGSERGKEAAVLAAKALAMTAVDIMTKEELLKKIKEEFKKTVEIS; encoded by the coding sequence GTGGATGCAGCTATGATGGTACATCCTGGCAATAGAACTACTGTATATACTACTTCCCTTGCCATAGAACCTCTGGAGTTTACATATACGGGTAAAGCAGCGCATGCCGCCGTTGCACCTCACCTAGGCATAAATGCTCTGGACGCGGTCATCCTTCTTTTCAACGGTATCAATGCCTTAAGGCAGCAGTTGAGACCTGATGCGAGAATCCATGGGATAATTACCGAAGGAGGATACACTCCCAATATTATTCCCGAAAGAGCTGTCGCCCGCTTTTACGTGAGGGCAAAAGAAAAAAAATACATGCTGGAGGTAAAGGAAAAAGTAATAGCCTGTGCCAAGGGTGCTGAGGTGGCAACTGGAGCAAAGCTTTCATATAGAAATTTTGAGCTTGGCTTTGACAACCTAATAACCAATAAAACTATGGTTGAGACATTTAAAGCTAATTTAAAGGAACTGGGTTATCATGATATAAGCGATAAGGAAGAGGGCGTTGGCTCAACGGACATGGGAAATGTAAGCCAGGTTGTGCCTTCTATCCATCCCCACATTGCCATAGCTGAAGAGGACATAGCACCTCATAGCTTGGAATTTTTGAAAGCTGCAGGTTCAGAGAGGGGAAAGGAGGCAGCCGTACTTGCAGCCAAAGCTCTGGCTATGACTGCGGTAGATATAATGACAAAAGAGGAATTGCTAAAGAAGATAAAAGAGGAGTTTAAAAAAACGGTTGAAATTTCTTAA
- a CDS encoding zinc-binding metallopeptidase family protein, with protein sequence MEELKKKVISFIDSIKGEIFEIADEIYKNPELGNQEFKASKLLKEKINGYGFLVNEVEGLPTAFLAQKKGKKPGPKVALLAEYDALPEIGHACGHNLIAAASFGAAAALGALDEELFGEVMLVGSPAEETDGAKVILVERGIF encoded by the coding sequence GTGGAAGAATTGAAAAAGAAGGTCATTTCTTTTATCGATAGTATTAAGGGGGAGATTTTTGAAATTGCTGATGAGATATACAAAAATCCTGAGCTTGGAAATCAAGAATTTAAAGCTTCAAAACTATTAAAGGAAAAAATAAACGGTTATGGTTTTTTAGTAAATGAAGTCGAAGGCCTGCCAACTGCTTTTTTGGCACAGAAAAAAGGTAAAAAACCTGGTCCCAAGGTGGCGCTTTTGGCTGAGTATGATGCTCTTCCAGAAATAGGTCACGCTTGTGGTCATAACTTAATTGCAGCTGCAAGTTTTGGAGCTGCAGCAGCCTTAGGGGCATTAGATGAAGAGCTTTTCGGCGAAGTGATGTTAGTAGGTTCCCCTGCAGAAGAAACTGACGGTGCCAAGGTAATACTAGTAGAAAGAGGTATTTTTTGA
- the ltrA gene encoding group II intron reverse transcriptase/maturase: MDSKDMQRLQTTQQRGYPLNREMEFQKTTEVHSISSASEDGRNEVQRYTSKMLEMIVERGNMRAAYKRVVANKGSHGVDGMEVDELLPYLKENWPTIKQQLLEGKYKPQPVRRVEIPKPDGGVRLLGIPTVLDRLIQQAIAQILNKVYNHTFSDSSYGFRPGRSAKDAIKAAEAYINEGYTWVVDMDLEKFFDRVNHDIIMSKLEKRIGDKRVLKLIRRYLESGVMINGIKVSTEEGTPQGGPLSPLLANIMLDELDKELEKRGHKFCRYADDCNIYVRSRSAGNRVMKSIKKFIESKLKLKVNEAKSAVDRPWRRKFLGFSFYTKENEVRIRIHEKSIKRFKEKVREITNRNKGISMENRIKRLNQITTGWVNYFGLADAKSIMKTLDEWIRRRLRACIWKQWKKIKTKHDNLVKLGVEEQKAWEYANTRKGYWRISNSPILNKTLTNKYFESIGYKSLSQRYLIVHNS; the protein is encoded by the coding sequence ATGGACTCGAAAGATATGCAGAGACTGCAGACAACTCAACAAAGAGGCTATCCGTTGAATAGAGAAATGGAATTTCAAAAGACAACGGAAGTGCATAGTATATCATCGGCGTCGGAAGATGGAAGAAACGAAGTACAAAGATATACCAGCAAGATGCTTGAAATGATAGTAGAACGAGGAAACATGAGAGCAGCATACAAGCGCGTTGTTGCAAATAAAGGAAGCCATGGAGTCGATGGGATGGAAGTAGATGAACTTCTACCGTATCTCAAAGAAAACTGGCCAACCATAAAACAACAACTGCTGGAGGGGAAATACAAACCACAACCAGTGCGAAGAGTAGAAATTCCCAAACCAGATGGAGGAGTAAGACTACTAGGAATACCTACAGTACTAGACAGACTAATACAACAAGCAATAGCCCAAATACTGAATAAAGTCTACAACCATACATTTTCTGATAGCAGTTATGGATTCAGACCAGGACGCAGTGCAAAAGACGCAATAAAAGCCGCAGAAGCATACATAAATGAAGGATACACATGGGTTGTAGATATGGACTTAGAAAAGTTCTTTGACAGAGTAAACCACGACATAATAATGTCCAAACTAGAAAAGCGGATAGGAGACAAAAGAGTACTAAAGTTAATACGAAGATACCTAGAATCGGGAGTAATGATAAACGGAATCAAAGTATCAACAGAAGAAGGGACACCCCAAGGAGGGCCATTAAGTCCCCTATTAGCAAACATAATGTTGGATGAACTAGACAAAGAACTTGAAAAGAGAGGGCACAAATTCTGCCGATACGCAGATGACTGCAACATATATGTAAGAAGCAGGTCTGCAGGAAACAGAGTAATGAAGAGCATAAAGAAATTCATAGAAAGCAAATTAAAACTAAAAGTCAACGAAGCAAAAAGTGCTGTAGATAGACCATGGAGAAGAAAATTTCTTGGATTTTCATTCTATACAAAAGAAAACGAAGTAAGAATAAGAATCCATGAAAAATCCATCAAAAGGTTTAAGGAAAAAGTAAGAGAAATAACCAATCGGAACAAGGGAATAAGCATGGAAAACAGAATAAAAAGACTAAATCAAATAACAACAGGATGGGTCAACTATTTTGGATTAGCAGACGCGAAAAGCATAATGAAAACCCTTGACGAATGGATAAGGCGAAGACTAAGGGCATGTATATGGAAACAATGGAAGAAGATAAAAACGAAGCATGATAACTTAGTAAAACTAGGAGTAGAAGAACAAAAAGCCTGGGAATACGCCAATACAAGGAAAGGCTACTGGAGAATATCCAATAGCCCAATCCTAAATAAGACTCTTACAAATAAATACTTTGAAAGCATAGGTTATAAGAGTTTATCCCAAAGATATCTAATTGTACACAATTCCTAA
- the pepV gene encoding dipeptidase PepV: MDLNSYIDNMRDDIIKSVQELVKIKSVQDEPKPGMPYGEGVAKALDKALEIAQSLGFRTKNVDGYVGYAEYGEGEEMIGVLGHLDVVPEGDGWTYPPYGAEIHDGKIYGRGTVDDKGPIIAALYGLKAIKDAGLKLSKRVRILFGTNEETGSHEIAYYLKHDEAPTMGFTPDAQYPIIYAEKGITMFNVVKDFNKKSSNIVIKYIKGGERPNVVPGYCEAGLEVKEANKKKEIQDKLEAFIKETGYNLKAEEKDEMLVIKSVGVSAHGSLPHLGKNAIMQLFLFLDRIDLEDSDVKDFIHFFATNVGMETDGKTFGIYLKDETGELTFNVGTIQLDENKGVLGLNIRYPVKYKYEDWMNIFEEKIKTNGMRIEDMLHQPPLYFPPDHPLIKTLSKVYEEQTGQKAELLAIGGGTYAKEMPNTVAFGPVFPGKPELAHQADEYIEIEDLILNAKIYAHAIYELAK; the protein is encoded by the coding sequence ATGGATTTAAATTCCTACATAGACAATATGAGAGATGACATTATAAAATCTGTTCAAGAGTTAGTCAAGATAAAAAGCGTACAAGATGAACCGAAACCAGGAATGCCTTATGGAGAAGGTGTTGCTAAGGCATTGGACAAAGCTTTAGAGATTGCACAAAGTTTAGGCTTTAGGACTAAAAACGTGGATGGCTATGTAGGGTATGCAGAATACGGCGAAGGAGAAGAAATGATAGGAGTTTTGGGACATTTAGATGTAGTTCCAGAAGGTGATGGGTGGACTTATCCACCTTATGGTGCTGAAATACATGATGGAAAGATATATGGGAGAGGTACTGTAGATGATAAGGGCCCTATAATTGCTGCTTTATACGGGCTAAAGGCTATAAAAGACGCTGGGTTAAAGCTTTCTAAAAGAGTGAGAATTTTATTTGGAACAAATGAAGAGACAGGTTCTCACGAGATTGCTTATTATTTAAAACACGATGAAGCTCCTACAATGGGCTTTACTCCTGATGCTCAATATCCAATTATATATGCAGAAAAAGGAATAACAATGTTTAATGTGGTAAAAGACTTTAATAAAAAGTCCAGCAACATTGTTATAAAATACATCAAAGGTGGAGAAAGGCCTAATGTAGTACCAGGCTATTGTGAAGCTGGATTAGAGGTAAAAGAGGCAAATAAGAAGAAAGAAATTCAAGATAAGTTAGAAGCCTTCATAAAAGAGACTGGTTACAATTTGAAGGCTGAAGAAAAAGACGAAATGCTTGTAATCAAATCAGTAGGGGTTTCGGCTCATGGCAGCCTTCCACACTTAGGGAAAAATGCTATAATGCAGCTATTTCTCTTCCTTGACAGAATAGATTTAGAGGATAGCGATGTCAAAGATTTTATACATTTCTTTGCTACAAATGTGGGAATGGAAACAGATGGAAAAACTTTTGGGATATACTTAAAAGATGAAACAGGAGAATTGACTTTTAACGTTGGTACTATTCAATTAGATGAAAACAAAGGAGTATTAGGATTAAATATTCGATATCCTGTAAAATATAAATATGAGGATTGGATGAATATTTTTGAAGAAAAAATCAAAACTAATGGGATGAGAATAGAAGACATGCTCCATCAACCACCTTTGTATTTCCCACCAGACCATCCTTTGATAAAAACTTTGAGCAAAGTTTATGAAGAACAGACGGGACAGAAAGCAGAGCTTTTAGCAATAGGTGGAGGAACTTATGCGAAAGAGATGCCTAACACAGTAGCATTTGGGCCTGTTTTTCCAGGCAAGCCAGAGTTAGCACATCAAGCGGATGAATATATAGAAATTGAAGATTTGATATTAAATGCAAAAATTTATGCTCACGCTATATATGAATTAGCAAAATAA
- a CDS encoding glycosyl hydrolase family 18 protein, with the protein MWKKLRLISILIILLLTISISLSGCKSTAQKPFFKPFSKIGVKKLQVVGFYVDSAGPDNSYQSLVKYSRYIDTLSPLWLTVEGDGTVKDSTNPQVLDYAKKQGIKVVPLVNVANSKDEVLLDPNIREKAISQLMALLKKHDFDGYNIDFEFIPHGTKNYVQDKDYLTAFISKIRPLIKKEGKILDISVIPHYQVPKEISGIYDYHELAPLVDHVTLMTYDRHNASSPPGPVSPEQWVEYNVKDALNEGFKPEQICLGVATYGYDWPASKSGGFSRPTKEILTKAQIQGIQIKWSDQYQEPYYVYYDKNTGITREVWFENSATLAEKIEVAKRYNLHGICVWRIGFETPSFWNVIGKKIGSR; encoded by the coding sequence ATGTGGAAAAAATTGAGATTGATATCAATCTTGATAATTTTGCTATTAACCATATCAATATCTTTGAGCGGATGTAAAAGTACAGCTCAAAAACCCTTTTTCAAACCTTTTAGTAAGATAGGAGTAAAAAAACTTCAAGTAGTAGGATTTTATGTTGATTCTGCTGGCCCAGATAATTCATATCAATCATTGGTAAAATATTCAAGATATATTGATACACTTTCTCCCTTGTGGCTTACTGTAGAAGGAGACGGGACAGTAAAAGATTCTACAAACCCTCAAGTGCTGGATTATGCGAAAAAACAAGGGATAAAAGTAGTTCCTCTTGTTAATGTGGCTAACAGCAAAGATGAAGTTCTTTTGGATCCAAATATCCGAGAAAAGGCTATTTCTCAATTAATGGCTTTATTAAAAAAACATGATTTTGACGGTTACAACATAGATTTTGAGTTTATTCCTCATGGAACTAAAAATTATGTTCAGGACAAAGATTATCTTACGGCTTTTATAAGCAAAATAAGACCGCTTATCAAAAAAGAAGGTAAAATTCTTGACATTTCCGTTATACCTCATTATCAGGTACCTAAAGAAATATCAGGTATATACGACTATCACGAATTAGCGCCTTTAGTGGACCATGTCACCTTGATGACCTATGATAGGCATAATGCTTCTTCACCGCCGGGACCTGTTTCTCCTGAGCAGTGGGTGGAGTACAACGTCAAAGATGCACTAAATGAAGGTTTTAAACCTGAACAAATATGTTTAGGAGTAGCTACTTATGGATATGATTGGCCTGCAAGTAAAAGTGGTGGTTTCTCTCGCCCTACAAAAGAAATACTTACAAAAGCACAAATTCAAGGAATTCAAATAAAGTGGAGCGACCAATACCAAGAGCCTTATTATGTCTATTATGACAAAAACACGGGAATAACGAGAGAGGTATGGTTTGAAAACTCTGCCACTTTAGCTGAGAAGATAGAAGTTGCTAAAAGGTATAATTTACATGGCATATGTGTGTGGAGGATTGGCTTTGAAACCCCTTCCTTTTGGAATGTTATAGGTAAGAAAATAGGAAGCAGATAG